One window of the Natrinema sp. HArc-T2 genome contains the following:
- a CDS encoding Sjogren's syndrome/scleroderma autoantigen 1 family protein produces the protein MSDFDKEAEREKLREKYERDKQERKATQRMSDLLLKGATMTNTHCGTCGDPLFQMDGTTFCPSCHGNPDAVEGTDLEAQPADEQSSTEQSATAQSAADDRTDTAPIETTTEATSETPDTKPDAIGQRASSPGATQSQDERQSTPQSDVGTAGSDVSSPTADSRASEPSAPSRTPVSPSQSADGDLHVAHDALVRTLEKFATEAAATDDPRYARECLEAAREAGETLSTLR, from the coding sequence ATGAGCGACTTCGACAAGGAAGCAGAGCGCGAGAAACTCCGCGAGAAGTACGAACGCGACAAACAAGAGCGCAAGGCCACCCAGCGAATGAGCGATCTGTTGCTCAAGGGCGCAACGATGACCAACACCCACTGTGGGACCTGCGGCGATCCGCTGTTCCAGATGGACGGCACCACGTTCTGTCCCAGTTGCCACGGCAACCCCGATGCTGTCGAGGGAACCGACCTCGAGGCCCAGCCGGCTGACGAACAGTCGTCCACGGAGCAGTCTGCGACGGCACAGTCTGCCGCCGATGATCGCACCGATACTGCACCGATCGAGACGACGACAGAAGCCACGTCGGAGACGCCAGACACCAAGCCGGATGCAATCGGCCAGCGGGCGTCGTCCCCCGGCGCAACACAATCTCAGGACGAGCGCCAGTCCACACCTCAGTCCGATGTCGGGACAGCTGGCTCCGATGTCTCGAGTCCGACTGCCGACAGTCGAGCGAGCGAGCCGAGCGCCCCATCTCGGACTCCTGTGTCGCCCTCACAATCAGCTGACGGCGACCTTCACGTCGCTCACGACGCGCTCGTCCGCACGCTCGAGAAGTTCGCCACCGAGGCAGCCGCGACGGACGACCCACGATACGCACGGGAGTGTCTCGAGGCGGCGCGCGAGGCCGGCGAGACGCTGTCGACCCTGCGCTGA
- a CDS encoding phosphatase PAP2 family protein encodes MALGFVVSLTVLVVCIGLLGTCVICLDRTALKRTATDYDRRLTEISPYVGVTALFFLGKRATHGHSLRLSRALDWDLTAEIYAIEGEFVAVMQDVVPEATLEFFSAMYMFGFPFLLVTALVLYFLLPTQRHLKELLIAYLLNYFIGTLLYTLFIVYGPRNHLSSVDGLMYSFYPQTQEVTAAVSANTNVFPSLHTSLAVVVMLFAWRSREEYPRWFGISSFVTSCVVFSTMYLGIHWLIDVLAGVLLALGSVIGAERIVTRVEGTAGSVPTGEDAIASDASD; translated from the coding sequence ATGGCACTTGGATTCGTCGTCTCACTCACGGTACTCGTCGTTTGTATCGGCCTGCTCGGGACTTGCGTGATCTGTCTCGATCGAACCGCTTTGAAGCGGACGGCAACCGACTACGATCGTCGACTCACCGAAATCTCGCCGTACGTTGGCGTCACGGCACTATTTTTCCTCGGCAAGCGGGCGACTCACGGCCACAGTTTACGGCTCTCGCGCGCGCTCGACTGGGATCTCACCGCTGAAATCTACGCCATCGAAGGCGAGTTCGTCGCGGTGATGCAAGACGTCGTCCCCGAGGCGACACTCGAGTTCTTCTCGGCGATGTATATGTTCGGGTTCCCGTTCCTGCTGGTGACCGCCCTGGTCCTGTATTTCCTGTTGCCCACCCAGCGACATTTGAAAGAACTGCTCATCGCGTACCTGCTGAACTACTTCATCGGGACCCTGTTGTATACGCTCTTTATCGTCTACGGGCCGCGCAATCACCTCTCGTCCGTCGACGGCCTGATGTACTCGTTTTACCCACAAACACAGGAAGTCACGGCGGCAGTGTCGGCGAACACGAACGTTTTCCCCTCGCTCCATACGTCGCTGGCAGTCGTCGTCATGCTGTTCGCCTGGCGCTCACGCGAGGAATACCCGCGGTGGTTCGGGATCTCGTCGTTCGTGACGAGTTGTGTCGTGTTCTCGACGATGTACCTCGGGATCCACTGGCTGATCGACGTTCTCGCGGGCGTTCTCCTCGCTCTCGGGAGCGTTATCGGTGCCGAACGGATCGTCACCCGCGTGGAGGGTACAGCAGGCTCCGTTCCCACCGGCGAGGACGCCATCGCATCCGACGCGAGCGACTAA